From one Alicyclobacillus acidocaldarius subsp. acidocaldarius Tc-4-1 genomic stretch:
- the dnaA gene encoding chromosomal replication initiator protein DnaA, translating to MMSTKVDPTYDSLWNQVLKMVQDKVSGPTYSTWFEDTHIVQIDESEQTVYISAPSTFVRNWLSEHYTSLVEMLMMTLMDREYRVRFITEDEVKAPAVIVRRAPDPVATDEDTETNLNPRYTFDSFVIGAGNRFAHAACLAVAERPANAYNPLFIYGGVGLGKTHLMHAIGHYVRQHYPNFKVSYISSERFTNEFIAAIRDKNPDSFRARYRTVDVLLIDDIQFIANKEQTQEEFFHTFNSLHEVGKQIVISSDRPPREIPTLEDRLRSRFEWGLITDIQPPDLETRIAILQRKAKADGLDVPVDVLAFIANQIDSNIRELEGALTRVIAYSSLVKEDLSVPLAEEALKDLIHPNRPRAVTVNHVQKVVADHYGLKVDDLKGKKRTRNIAFPRQIAMYLTRELTDLSLPRIGEAFGGRDHTTVMHACERVHEEMMRDDELRATIERLSQAIRTLT from the coding sequence GTGATGAGTACCAAAGTCGATCCGACCTACGATTCGCTGTGGAACCAGGTCCTCAAGATGGTTCAGGACAAGGTCTCCGGGCCTACGTACAGCACTTGGTTTGAGGACACCCACATCGTACAAATCGATGAGTCGGAGCAAACCGTCTACATCTCCGCACCCTCCACATTCGTACGCAACTGGCTGTCCGAACATTACACCTCCCTCGTTGAAATGCTGATGATGACCCTGATGGACCGCGAGTATCGGGTGCGATTTATCACAGAAGATGAAGTGAAGGCCCCCGCCGTGATCGTCCGGCGCGCGCCCGATCCCGTCGCAACCGATGAAGACACGGAGACGAACCTCAACCCCCGGTATACCTTTGACTCGTTTGTCATCGGCGCGGGTAACCGCTTTGCGCACGCTGCCTGCCTCGCCGTCGCGGAGCGCCCTGCGAACGCGTACAATCCGCTCTTTATCTATGGCGGCGTGGGACTTGGAAAGACGCACCTCATGCACGCCATCGGACACTACGTGCGCCAGCATTATCCAAATTTCAAAGTGAGCTACATATCCTCGGAGCGATTCACGAACGAGTTCATCGCCGCCATTCGAGACAAGAATCCCGACTCGTTCCGAGCTCGGTATCGCACCGTCGACGTGCTTTTGATTGACGACATCCAGTTCATCGCCAACAAGGAACAGACGCAGGAGGAGTTCTTCCACACCTTCAACAGTCTTCACGAGGTTGGAAAGCAAATCGTCATCTCGAGCGATCGCCCACCTCGCGAGATTCCAACGCTGGAAGACCGGCTTCGCTCGCGTTTCGAATGGGGGCTCATCACCGACATTCAACCACCTGATCTCGAGACCCGCATCGCCATCCTGCAGCGCAAGGCGAAAGCGGACGGCTTAGACGTTCCTGTCGACGTGCTCGCGTTCATCGCCAACCAAATCGACTCGAACATCCGGGAACTCGAAGGCGCGCTTACGCGGGTGATTGCCTACTCTTCGCTCGTCAAGGAAGATCTGAGCGTCCCTCTCGCCGAGGAGGCCCTGAAGGATTTGATTCACCCGAACCGCCCCCGCGCGGTCACGGTGAATCACGTCCAGAAGGTAGTAGCCGATCACTACGGCCTCAAAGTCGACGACTTGAAGGGCAAGAAGCGAACGCGAAATATCGCGTTCCCTCGCCAGATCGCGATGTATCTGACGCGCGAACTGACCGACCTTTCGCTGCCCCGCATCGGAGAGGCCTTCGGTGGACGAGATCACACGACGGTCATGCACGCTTGCGAACGGGTGCACGAGGAAATGATGAGGGACGACGAGCTGCGCGCGACCATCGAGCGGCTCAGCCAGGCGATACGAACGCTCACCTAA